A genomic segment from Limibacillus halophilus encodes:
- a CDS encoding ABC transporter substrate-binding protein, which translates to MTTRRIVLLALMILVGASRSMAQSDKPLEVLIATWRGCEEACQGATDYLQSLEPEIVIRYLDAGRERARVPEILNEARRAKVDLIVSWGTSVTLEMAGTLATLDDPAFNHDIPQVFMIVADPVGAGIVADLDATGRKNITGTYNRVPEKVNVDTLRRLLPEIDALGLLYNKNEKNSVVKRDELAELLPSMSVTLVDLEIELGPDGSPLPEDIGPAVRRLKNAGADAVYVGSSSFLRSNAAVLGAAARAAGLPLISPYEEMVRDGNALISVAARYYDIGQLAGQQAEAILVGGAEPGDLPVARMQNFALTVNLGFAKEVGVWPPIDLLEFADIVN; encoded by the coding sequence ATGACGACGCGGCGAATTGTTCTGTTGGCGCTGATGATCCTTGTTGGCGCTTCCCGAAGCATGGCGCAGAGCGACAAACCTCTTGAGGTGTTGATTGCCACCTGGCGGGGCTGCGAGGAAGCCTGCCAAGGCGCCACTGACTATCTCCAGAGCCTCGAACCGGAAATTGTGATTCGGTACCTCGATGCCGGGCGTGAACGTGCGCGCGTACCGGAAATTCTCAACGAGGCCCGAAGGGCGAAGGTGGACCTGATCGTGTCCTGGGGGACGAGCGTCACGCTTGAAATGGCGGGCACGCTTGCCACGCTTGACGACCCAGCTTTCAACCACGACATCCCGCAGGTCTTCATGATCGTCGCCGATCCGGTCGGCGCTGGAATCGTCGCGGATTTGGACGCGACTGGACGCAAGAACATCACAGGCACCTACAACCGGGTGCCGGAGAAGGTGAACGTAGACACGCTGCGTCGCCTCTTGCCGGAGATCGACGCCCTCGGGTTACTCTACAACAAGAACGAGAAGAATTCGGTCGTCAAGCGCGACGAACTAGCGGAACTGCTTCCGAGCATGAGTGTCACGCTGGTCGACCTCGAAATCGAACTGGGGCCAGACGGTTCGCCGCTGCCGGAAGACATCGGCCCTGCGGTCAGGCGGTTAAAGAATGCAGGTGCTGACGCGGTGTACGTCGGCAGTTCCTCGTTCCTGCGGTCTAATGCCGCCGTGCTTGGGGCCGCCGCCAGAGCGGCGGGCCTTCCGCTTATTAGCCCCTATGAAGAGATGGTGCGGGACGGCAACGCCTTAATTTCAGTCGCGGCACGGTACTACGACATCGGCCAGCTTGCCGGGCAGCAAGCCGAAGCCATTCTTGTCGGCGGCGCCGAACCGGGAGACCTGCCGGTCGCGAGAATGCAGAACTTCGCGCTCACCGTGAACCTCGGCTTTGCCAAGGAAGTGGGAGTCTGGCCGCCAATTGATCTGCTGGAATTCGCCGATATCGTCAATTAG
- a CDS encoding RNA polymerase sigma factor, which translates to MDLRYGIKRLLPDLMAYAQSIARDRNDAEDLVGDSVERALSARRHPDNLNALRPWMFRIIRNLFLDEVRKRKVRREFSEGLGRYLIEINNQQSDTLNDTLTRLAFGKLKQPEREILFLVDVLGMKYEEAATVLDVPSGTVMSRVSRARRTLIALIDGAHIPGLNDSRKNKSE; encoded by the coding sequence ATGGATTTGCGCTACGGCATAAAGCGGCTACTTCCCGATTTGATGGCATATGCTCAATCGATCGCACGTGATCGCAACGACGCTGAGGATCTGGTGGGAGATTCAGTAGAAAGGGCGCTCTCTGCTCGGCGACACCCAGATAATCTCAATGCGCTTCGGCCATGGATGTTTCGAATCATTCGCAATCTTTTTCTAGATGAAGTCCGGAAAAGAAAAGTGCGGCGGGAATTTTCCGAAGGGTTGGGCCGTTACTTGATTGAGATAAACAATCAACAGAGCGACACACTCAACGATACCTTGACCCGTCTCGCTTTCGGAAAGTTGAAACAGCCCGAGCGCGAGATTCTGTTTTTGGTGGACGTGCTGGGTATGAAGTACGAGGAGGCCGCGACTGTACTAGACGTGCCGTCGGGTACCGTCATGAGCCGGGTCAGCCGGGCAAGGCGCACTCTGATAGCCCTGATAGACGGCGCTCATATTCCCGGTCTTAACGATTCTCGAAAGAACAAGAGCGAATGA
- a CDS encoding anti-sigma factor family protein, translating into MTTDKDWNLLNSYADDELKAEQRMVLEARIQQEPDLAAALERIQTVKLTLGRTQPLAAPPTSSRLRSLSRVGAIAAGIVVVVGISIFGLRTFQVDLASNTAADWHAKFSANSYSQDQPQVSNAAFGAWAGFIAPPDLSIARLELMELKVDASEDPAFIAMHYRGQNGCRLTLLVEKLEIDEDISDQAENLLWRQWTTEEARFSLISDTMDRGRFNMIAAYLESATQTGRSNRDLQVAMAESTASCA; encoded by the coding sequence ATGACGACTGACAAAGACTGGAACCTTCTTAACAGCTATGCCGATGATGAACTCAAGGCAGAGCAGAGGATGGTTTTGGAAGCTAGAATTCAGCAAGAGCCCGATCTAGCGGCCGCCTTGGAGCGTATTCAGACAGTGAAATTGACACTGGGCCGTACGCAGCCACTGGCGGCGCCCCCAACCTCTTCGCGTCTGCGATCCTTGTCCCGCGTCGGCGCAATTGCAGCAGGGATTGTTGTTGTCGTTGGGATTTCGATATTCGGATTGAGGACGTTTCAGGTAGATTTGGCAAGCAATACCGCCGCAGACTGGCACGCAAAATTCAGCGCTAATTCTTATAGTCAGGACCAACCGCAGGTATCAAATGCGGCTTTTGGCGCTTGGGCGGGCTTTATAGCGCCGCCCGACCTCTCAATCGCGAGACTTGAGTTAATGGAATTGAAGGTCGACGCATCCGAAGACCCGGCCTTCATAGCCATGCATTATCGTGGCCAGAATGGTTGCCGGCTGACATTGCTGGTCGAGAAGCTGGAAATTGATGAGGATATTTCGGACCAAGCAGAGAATTTGCTGTGGCGTCAGTGGACTACCGAAGAAGCACGCTTCAGTCTGATTTCAGATACGATGGACCGTGGGCGCTTCAATATGATCGCTGCATACCTAGAGTCGGCCACCCAGACGGGCCGGAGCAACAGGGACCTCCAGGTTGCAATGGCTGAATCGACAGCATCTTGCGCCTGA
- a CDS encoding c-type cytochrome has product MICRLLMTGILLGVLQLIAGASSAQNDLDARLAAADPATGEKVFRACKACHTIDEGGKNRVGPNLWGIIGADVAASKDYANYSKALRDLGGSWTMERLDEFLADPRKFVKGTRMTFTGVSEAAARADLIAYLNASGPTPTSFGSGQFAPNEQDSTTAPTELFGVLVPGAGAEETYYNCTACHSERIVAQQGLSRDNWAELLDWMVEEQGMSELDQQTKAVILDYLSKNYGEDRPNFTN; this is encoded by the coding sequence ATGATCTGTCGTCTTCTGATGACGGGAATACTACTTGGCGTCCTTCAATTGATCGCAGGTGCGTCAAGCGCCCAGAATGATCTGGATGCCAGGCTAGCCGCAGCCGATCCGGCTACAGGCGAGAAGGTATTTAGAGCCTGCAAGGCCTGCCACACCATAGATGAAGGAGGCAAAAATCGTGTCGGCCCAAATCTTTGGGGCATTATTGGGGCCGACGTCGCCGCTTCCAAGGATTACGCAAATTATTCAAAAGCACTGCGGGATCTCGGCGGATCGTGGACTATGGAACGACTGGACGAATTTTTAGCCGACCCCCGCAAGTTCGTAAAAGGTACGCGTATGACATTCACTGGTGTTAGTGAGGCTGCTGCGCGCGCGGATCTCATTGCCTATTTGAATGCAAGCGGGCCAACACCGACTTCCTTCGGTTCAGGACAGTTTGCTCCGAACGAACAAGATTCCACTACAGCGCCAACAGAGCTGTTTGGCGTTCTAGTCCCGGGAGCGGGGGCAGAGGAGACCTATTACAACTGCACCGCCTGTCACTCTGAGAGGATTGTGGCTCAACAGGGTCTTTCCCGGGATAACTGGGCCGAGCTGCTGGATTGGATGGTTGAGGAACAGGGTATGAGCGAACTGGACCAGCAGACGAAGGCAGTGATCCTAGACTATCTCTCAAAGAACTATGGGGAAGATCGACCTAATTTTACCAACTAA
- a CDS encoding sulfite oxidase has product MPFDNEKHQGISEFFARNPEEADREFFGRIAHSDRRGFLGGAGLATVGAMLGLSIPFHRNMPQGLIPAAFAAEDVLVGKDGLTLLNDRPINAETPPHFLDDDITPTNRHFIRNNGIPPEDVDPASWTLTVDGLVDQEMTLSIDDLRNQFEVVTMALVIECGGNGRAFFNPPAKGNQWTLGAVGCSNWTGVRLKDVLEKAGVKSNVVYTAHYGADGHLSGDTSKLPISRGVPIAKALTDDVLIAFEMNGGALHPQNGAPLRLVVPGWPGSCSQKWLTRIQLRDQVHDGPKMTGTSYRVPNRSVAPGEEVAKEDFVIIERMPVKSLITSQENNSEIGQEIEVRGHAWSGDRTVDRVDLSIDFGATWLTAELDAPVNSGAWQNWRQTVTFPKAGYYEVWARAMDSAGVMQPFAIDWNPKGYLNNTMHRVALRVG; this is encoded by the coding sequence ATGCCATTCGACAATGAAAAACACCAAGGAATCAGTGAATTTTTTGCCCGCAATCCTGAAGAGGCCGATCGCGAATTCTTCGGTCGTATTGCTCACTCAGATCGGCGCGGGTTTCTAGGCGGTGCTGGCTTGGCTACCGTGGGAGCGATGCTCGGCCTGAGCATTCCGTTCCATCGCAATATGCCGCAAGGATTGATACCTGCAGCCTTCGCTGCAGAAGACGTGCTGGTTGGCAAGGACGGATTAACCTTGCTCAATGACCGGCCAATTAACGCCGAAACGCCGCCTCACTTCCTGGATGATGATATCACGCCGACAAATCGGCATTTCATTCGCAACAATGGTATACCTCCAGAAGACGTCGACCCCGCATCTTGGACGCTCACAGTTGACGGTTTAGTCGACCAGGAGATGACCCTTTCCATCGACGACCTCAGGAATCAGTTCGAAGTCGTCACGATGGCTCTCGTCATAGAATGCGGCGGAAATGGCAGGGCATTTTTCAATCCTCCGGCGAAAGGCAATCAATGGACGCTGGGTGCGGTCGGCTGCTCCAACTGGACAGGCGTGCGGTTGAAGGATGTCCTGGAGAAGGCCGGCGTCAAATCAAACGTCGTTTATACCGCCCACTATGGCGCCGACGGGCACCTTTCGGGAGATACCAGCAAGCTGCCGATTTCGCGGGGAGTCCCGATTGCCAAGGCGCTGACCGACGACGTCCTTATCGCATTTGAGATGAATGGCGGGGCACTGCACCCACAAAACGGCGCGCCTTTGCGCCTCGTTGTACCAGGATGGCCCGGATCCTGCTCGCAGAAATGGCTGACCCGCATACAGCTTCGCGATCAGGTCCACGACGGGCCCAAGATGACCGGAACTTCCTATCGCGTCCCCAATCGTTCGGTTGCACCTGGAGAGGAGGTTGCAAAGGAAGACTTTGTAATTATCGAACGTATGCCGGTCAAATCGCTCATCACATCTCAGGAGAATAACAGTGAGATAGGCCAGGAGATCGAGGTCCGCGGTCACGCCTGGTCCGGGGACCGGACGGTCGACCGGGTTGACCTTTCCATCGACTTCGGAGCGACCTGGCTGACAGCGGAGCTGGACGCTCCTGTTAACTCCGGGGCCTGGCAGAACTGGCGCCAAACCGTGACCTTCCCGAAGGCCGGTTATTACGAGGTTTGGGCCAGGGCAATGGACAGCGCCGGGGTCATGCAGCCTTTCGCAATCGATTGGAATCCGAAAGGTTACCTGAACAACACGATGCACAGGGTCGCCTTGCGGGTTGGATGA
- a CDS encoding ArsR/SmtB family transcription factor — translation MEDTRALAAFAALSQATRLEVFRLLIRVGPTGMAAGEIGESLGVRQNTLSANLSVLLNAGLVRNERQGRSIRYYADMDGLRGLLGFLLSDCCGGRAEMCQPLIDEIACAC, via the coding sequence ATGGAAGATACACGAGCACTCGCGGCCTTTGCCGCTCTTAGCCAAGCTACACGTCTTGAGGTATTCCGCCTGTTGATCCGGGTCGGCCCGACCGGCATGGCGGCGGGTGAGATCGGGGAGTCCCTTGGCGTGCGGCAGAACACGCTTTCGGCCAATCTTTCGGTACTGCTGAATGCCGGGCTGGTGCGCAACGAACGGCAAGGACGCTCCATCCGCTATTACGCCGATATGGATGGATTACGAGGCCTGCTTGGATTCCTGCTGAGCGATTGCTGCGGCGGCCGCGCGGAGATGTGCCAGCCGCTGATCGATGAAATTGCCTGCGCCTGCTGA
- a CDS encoding arsenate reductase ArsC yields the protein MSDRVYNVLFLCTGNSARSLIAEAIMNAEGKGHFRAFSAGSNPKSEPHPYTIDLLKSLGHDTARLRSKNWNEFALPDTPQMDFVFTVCDQAAAETCPVWPGQPMTAHWDIPDPAAVTGSEAERRLAFSMAYKMLSTRISLFLSLPFASLDRLSLKQKLQDIDLAETASSAPTS from the coding sequence ATGTCCGACAGGGTTTACAACGTACTCTTTCTCTGCACCGGGAATTCAGCCCGTTCCCTGATCGCAGAAGCAATCATGAACGCCGAAGGCAAGGGCCATTTTCGTGCTTTTTCCGCAGGCTCAAACCCCAAGAGCGAGCCCCATCCCTACACGATCGACCTTCTCAAAAGTCTCGGCCATGACACGGCGCGACTGCGCTCGAAGAACTGGAACGAGTTCGCCCTACCCGATACGCCGCAGATGGACTTCGTGTTCACGGTTTGCGATCAAGCCGCCGCCGAGACCTGTCCGGTCTGGCCAGGCCAGCCGATGACCGCCCATTGGGACATACCGGACCCGGCCGCTGTGACCGGCAGTGAAGCGGAACGGCGCCTTGCCTTTTCAATGGCCTACAAAATGCTTTCAACCCGGATATCCTTGTTTCTGAGCTTGCCTTTCGCTTCTTTGGACAGGCTTTCGCTTAAGCAGAAGCTCCAGGATATTGACCTTGCCGAAACAGCAAGTAGCGCCCCCACTTCCTGA
- the arsB gene encoding ACR3 family arsenite efflux transporter codes for MTDTTAPATPAMSIFERWLTLWVGLAILGGLLLGSIAPGLVEAIAAAEFASINLVMAVLIWAMVYPMMVGVDFAAAAGVARQPKGLLITLTVNWLVKPFTLALLAVLFFDHIFAPLIEPADAAQYTAGLILLGAAPCTAMVFVWSQLTRGDETYTLVQVSVNDLIMIVAFAPIVAFLLGVTEISVPWETLVLATLLYVVMPLLAGLLTRRRLRTPERIAGFTARIKPWSMVGLITTVVILFGLQGNVILDRPLVIGLIAVPIVIQSYGIFALAYGAAYALKVPHRIAAPCAMIGTSNFFELAVAVAISLFGLNSGAALATVVGVLVEVPVMLSLVSFANRTRNKFPGA; via the coding sequence ATGACAGACACGACCGCGCCCGCGACGCCGGCCATGAGTATCTTCGAACGTTGGCTAACCCTCTGGGTGGGTCTGGCAATATTGGGCGGATTACTGCTTGGCAGCATCGCGCCCGGGCTGGTCGAGGCCATCGCGGCGGCGGAATTCGCGTCGATCAATCTCGTGATGGCTGTCCTGATATGGGCAATGGTCTACCCGATGATGGTTGGCGTGGACTTCGCGGCAGCTGCCGGGGTTGCCCGGCAACCGAAGGGACTGCTCATCACGCTGACGGTGAACTGGCTGGTCAAACCCTTCACTTTGGCGTTGTTGGCGGTCTTGTTCTTCGACCATATTTTCGCGCCCTTGATCGAGCCTGCGGATGCCGCGCAGTACACAGCGGGCCTGATTCTGCTAGGAGCGGCCCCCTGCACGGCCATGGTCTTTGTCTGGTCCCAGCTCACGCGCGGTGATGAAACCTATACGCTGGTGCAGGTTTCGGTGAACGATCTGATCATGATCGTCGCCTTCGCGCCCATCGTCGCTTTCCTGCTTGGCGTTACGGAAATTTCAGTCCCCTGGGAGACACTGGTCTTGGCGACGCTGCTCTACGTGGTTATGCCATTGCTCGCCGGGTTGCTCACCCGTAGAAGGCTCCGTACGCCCGAACGTATCGCCGGCTTTACCGCCCGCATTAAACCCTGGTCCATGGTCGGGTTGATCACGACTGTGGTGATCCTGTTTGGGCTGCAGGGCAATGTCATTCTGGACAGGCCGCTGGTCATCGGTTTGATCGCCGTGCCGATCGTGATCCAGAGCTATGGCATTTTCGCGCTCGCTTACGGCGCCGCCTACGCCCTCAAGGTGCCCCACCGCATCGCCGCCCCTTGTGCGATGATCGGTACGTCCAACTTCTTCGAACTGGCGGTTGCTGTTGCAATCAGCCTGTTCGGGCTTAACTCGGGCGCGGCCCTCGCCACCGTCGTCGGCGTCCTTGTCGAGGTGCCGGTCATGCTGTCATTGGTGAGTTTCGCCAACCGCACCCGCAACAAATTCCCCGGGGCTTGA
- a CDS encoding carboxymuconolactone decarboxylase family protein, producing the protein MSFISVIPEEQATAATSQMYNRVRDSFGYLPNMVKAFSHRPEVMAGWNELLNSIKRNMDERRYELVTVAAALELRSSYCMLVHGSVLAERYYDTPQLQEILETPDASVLSAADEAIMEFARAVVRDASAITEEDVAGLRKHGLSDPEIFDIASAAAVRCFFSKTLDALGTLPDKAYNDLDPTLREALVVGRGIET; encoded by the coding sequence ATGTCTTTCATAAGCGTAATTCCAGAAGAGCAAGCAACCGCGGCCACATCCCAGATGTATAACAGAGTGCGAGACAGCTTCGGCTACCTGCCAAACATGGTTAAAGCCTTTTCACATCGACCGGAGGTGATGGCCGGCTGGAACGAATTGCTTAACAGTATCAAGCGCAACATGGATGAACGGCGCTATGAACTGGTCACCGTTGCAGCCGCTCTAGAGCTTCGAAGCTCCTACTGTATGCTGGTACATGGATCCGTGCTTGCCGAACGCTATTACGATACGCCGCAGCTTCAAGAGATTCTGGAAACGCCCGATGCTTCCGTCCTGAGTGCTGCGGACGAAGCGATAATGGAGTTTGCGCGCGCCGTTGTGCGTGATGCGTCAGCGATCACGGAGGAGGATGTCGCAGGATTGCGCAAGCATGGGCTCTCGGACCCGGAAATTTTCGACATCGCATCGGCAGCTGCCGTCAGATGTTTTTTCAGCAAAACCCTGGATGCGTTGGGGACCTTGCCGGACAAGGCCTACAACGACTTGGACCCGACGCTTCGGGAGGCGTTGGTTGTTGGCCGCGGCATCGAGACATAG
- a CDS encoding VOC family protein, producing the protein MTETKDRKAKAVGINHVALEVGDIDQALAFYGAFLDFEIESKSEKAAFIYFGDQFINFALGRTQGPDANRHFGIAVDDKDQVRRTLEKMGVELLGGRFLDFLDPWGNRVEITTYANIQFSKADHVLRGMGLGHLQKTDNAIAELRQKKMAPPDRGQ; encoded by the coding sequence GTGACTGAGACCAAAGATCGCAAGGCCAAAGCCGTAGGCATCAACCATGTTGCCCTTGAAGTCGGCGACATTGATCAGGCGCTCGCGTTCTATGGTGCCTTTCTCGACTTCGAAATCGAAAGCAAGAGCGAGAAAGCGGCTTTCATCTATTTCGGCGATCAGTTTATCAATTTTGCGTTGGGCCGAACCCAAGGACCTGACGCGAACCGGCATTTCGGGATCGCCGTGGATGACAAGGATCAGGTGCGACGGACTCTCGAAAAGATGGGCGTTGAACTGCTGGGCGGGCGCTTTCTCGATTTTCTCGACCCCTGGGGCAACCGGGTGGAAATCACCACCTACGCCAACATCCAGTTCTCCAAGGCCGACCACGTCCTCCGGGGCATGGGTCTGGGCCACCTCCAAAAAACCGACAACGCGATTGCCGAGCTTCGGCAGAAGAAGATGGCCCCACCCGACAGGGGTCAGTAA
- a CDS encoding GNAT family N-acetyltransferase has translation MRAGYMDVGSNFHIDQQPGYQFTLRPGQPNDAAACGKICYHAFKAISERHDFPPDFPSIDVAQGLLDYTLSNPAIRSVVAEMAGEVVGSNFLWISETVAGVGPITIDPACQNVTVGRQLMDWALDTARDAGVNSVRLVQAAYHNRSLALYTKMGFVAREPLSTMQGSVPRVAIPGYKARAASEADVAACTRLHQSLNGYSREGDLRNAIAQGTAMVVEHDGRISGYTTQIAFFGHAVGESNEDIKALICAAPEFAGPGFLLPTRNTALLLWCLEQGLKIVQPMTLMSQGFYNEPSGAFMPSILY, from the coding sequence TTGCGCGCGGGTTACATGGACGTAGGTTCAAACTTTCACATCGATCAACAACCTGGTTATCAGTTTACCTTGAGGCCCGGCCAACCAAATGACGCGGCGGCCTGCGGGAAGATCTGCTATCACGCATTCAAGGCAATCTCGGAACGCCACGATTTTCCGCCTGATTTCCCTTCAATAGATGTTGCGCAGGGACTTCTCGACTACACGTTAAGCAATCCGGCGATCCGTTCGGTCGTCGCTGAAATGGCGGGCGAGGTTGTCGGCAGCAATTTCCTTTGGATAAGCGAGACGGTTGCCGGCGTGGGACCGATCACGATCGATCCGGCTTGCCAGAACGTAACGGTTGGCAGGCAGTTAATGGACTGGGCGCTGGACACGGCCCGCGACGCCGGCGTCAACAGCGTTCGTCTTGTCCAGGCAGCCTACCACAATCGCTCGCTAGCGCTTTATACGAAGATGGGCTTCGTCGCGCGCGAACCGCTCTCGACGATGCAGGGGTCCGTGCCAAGAGTGGCGATTCCAGGTTACAAGGCACGCGCCGCGTCAGAAGCCGATGTTGCGGCCTGCACGAGGCTCCATCAGAGCCTAAACGGCTACAGCCGTGAAGGCGATCTGCGTAATGCCATCGCTCAAGGCACCGCTATGGTGGTCGAGCACGATGGCCGTATCTCGGGGTATACCACCCAGATTGCTTTTTTTGGCCATGCGGTTGGCGAGAGCAATGAGGATATTAAAGCCTTGATCTGCGCTGCGCCCGAGTTTGCGGGGCCGGGCTTTTTGCTGCCAACGCGGAACACGGCGCTTCTTCTATGGTGTCTGGAGCAGGGCTTGAAAATCGTTCAGCCTATGACCCTGATGAGCCAGGGCTTTTACAATGAGCCATCAGGGGCCTTCATGCCTTCGATTCTTTACTGA
- a CDS encoding adenylate/guanylate cyclase domain-containing protein has product MDLDRFNKLLLQSVGVGLAVFDRKSLDLVFLNDRMDHWFSEQTGGARTLEGFFPQLDREKMEKRLEAGRAFTFASEVQRGTRKISLAVEITLRETDSLSVLMLECQNITKIRELEYMIQSYSSMIEKQNRDLRKEKERVEKVLLNIMPKTVYEEWRQFGVTTPQRFEDCSLLMLDFVGFTEMAITEDPPALISELNDIFTAFDRIVEQFGCERLKTIGDAYIAVSGIPEATPDHANNIAGVALRIVHFLRRRNETHSQKWACRIGINSGPVIGSIVGIQKYVYDVFGPGINLAARLETQADSMEIILAEEMRQKLTDGFIFEEIGERELRGFGKKRLYRLLGSDEIRVHESDRKHW; this is encoded by the coding sequence ATGGACTTGGATCGTTTTAACAAGTTGCTGCTGCAGTCCGTGGGGGTTGGCCTTGCCGTCTTTGACCGCAAAAGCCTTGATTTAGTCTTCCTCAATGATCGTATGGATCACTGGTTTTCCGAGCAGACTGGCGGCGCACGAACGCTGGAAGGTTTCTTTCCGCAGCTAGATCGCGAGAAAATGGAAAAGCGGTTGGAGGCGGGCCGGGCGTTCACCTTTGCAAGTGAGGTCCAGCGCGGAACTCGAAAGATATCATTGGCCGTCGAGATAACGCTGCGCGAGACCGACTCCCTATCGGTCTTGATGTTGGAATGTCAGAACATCACTAAAATTCGCGAGCTGGAATACATGATCCAGTCCTACTCCTCGATGATTGAGAAGCAGAACCGCGACTTGCGCAAGGAGAAGGAGCGGGTCGAGAAGGTGCTGCTCAACATTATGCCGAAGACGGTTTACGAAGAATGGCGTCAGTTCGGTGTGACCACACCGCAGCGCTTCGAGGATTGCTCGTTGTTGATGCTGGACTTCGTAGGCTTCACGGAAATGGCCATTACGGAAGACCCGCCAGCTTTAATTTCCGAATTGAATGATATCTTCACGGCCTTTGATCGCATCGTCGAGCAGTTCGGATGCGAGCGCCTGAAAACGATAGGGGACGCTTATATAGCGGTCTCGGGGATACCCGAAGCGACGCCCGACCATGCAAACAATATTGCCGGTGTCGCTTTGCGCATCGTCCATTTCCTGCGTCGCCGCAACGAAACCCACAGCCAAAAGTGGGCTTGCCGTATCGGGATCAATAGCGGCCCGGTAATTGGGTCGATCGTCGGCATCCAGAAGTACGTCTATGATGTTTTTGGCCCGGGAATAAATTTGGCTGCGCGGTTGGAAACACAGGCCGACAGTATGGAGATCATTCTCGCTGAGGAAATGCGGCAGAAGTTGACCGATGGTTTCATCTTCGAGGAGATAGGTGAACGAGAGTTGCGCGGGTTTGGTAAGAAGCGTCTCTATCGCCTCTTGGGGAGTGACGAAATCCGTGTTCATGAATCTGACAGAAAGCATTGGTAA
- a CDS encoding truncated hemoglobin, which produces MAATVFDRYGGFGFVSKVVLDFYDRVGDSEILAPYFASSDMKVLIDHQTKFIASLMGGPASYTDEVLRRVHLNLSISDEAFDEMAAILEETLEDFEFDPADVHNVIHEIKKRRHVIVTN; this is translated from the coding sequence ATGGCAGCTACCGTTTTTGACAGATACGGCGGCTTCGGCTTTGTTAGCAAGGTCGTTCTGGATTTCTACGATCGGGTCGGGGATTCAGAGATTCTGGCCCCCTATTTTGCTAGTTCAGACATGAAGGTCTTGATCGATCATCAGACCAAGTTCATTGCTTCGCTGATGGGCGGTCCGGCCTCCTACACGGATGAAGTCTTGAGGCGTGTGCATCTCAACCTGTCAATCAGTGACGAGGCTTTCGACGAGATGGCCGCAATCCTTGAGGAGACTTTGGAGGATTTCGAGTTCGATCCGGCCGATGTCCACAACGTGATTCATGAAATCAAGAAACGCCGGCACGTGATTGTGACCAACTGA
- a CDS encoding DoxX family protein, producing MNFLSSYSSQLLSVLRIMSGLLFLQHGTTKYLSIPVSPMNDVPMASMGGAAGLFELIGGALLVVGLFTRPVAFVLSGLMAVAYFYAHAPQGFYPLLNGGELAALYSFTFLYIAAAGGGAWSIDSMRSSK from the coding sequence GTGAACTTTCTATCCTCGTACTCATCGCAGCTCCTCAGCGTTCTGCGCATTATGTCCGGGCTTTTGTTCTTGCAGCACGGCACGACAAAGTATCTGAGCATCCCTGTGAGCCCTATGAACGATGTGCCTATGGCGTCTATGGGCGGCGCAGCGGGTCTGTTCGAACTGATTGGCGGCGCTCTGTTGGTCGTTGGTCTGTTCACCCGGCCGGTGGCTTTCGTTCTGTCCGGCCTTATGGCTGTCGCGTACTTTTATGCTCATGCGCCGCAGGGCTTTTACCCGCTTCTCAACGGTGGTGAGCTAGCGGCGCTTTACAGCTTCACGTTCCTCTACATCGCGGCCGCTGGCGGTGGCGCATGGAGTATCGATTCCATGCGGAGCTCGAAGTAG